A window of the Capricornis sumatraensis isolate serow.1 chromosome 9, serow.2, whole genome shotgun sequence genome harbors these coding sequences:
- the CBARP gene encoding voltage-dependent calcium channel beta subunit-associated regulatory protein: MQPTATMATAAASTTSTTVALTTTWDNATDRPTAEPGPVLDSYLLLMVVMALFVGGALAVLSGALLLCRRCWEAHRRLHRAPEEAEKTTTTYLDNGAHPAQDPEFRGEDPEGQDTETQRFLSTSSTGRRVSFNEAALFEQSRKAQDKGRRYTLTEGDFHHLKNARLTHLHLPPLKIVTIHECDSGEASATATPHPTVAPKASLAIFQPPGKALTGRSVGPSSALPGDPYNSAVGPANFGISPSASSDSGEGSSLDTGARSTKPGVQGAAAGPGEVGPGPGPGPVLQFFTRLRRHASLDGASPYFKVKKWKLEPSQRASSLDTRGSPKRHHFQRQRAASESMEQEEGDAPHVDFIQYIASAGDTMVFPSPRPFLASPTSPPPSLGRLEAAEEVSAAGGASPESPLERGIIAGPEQLQDSDGERDAGLEQAPTIYRDIWSLRASLELHAAASSDHSSSGNDRDSVRSGDSSGSGSGGAAPVFPPSSPPPTPTPRPADGETGGPRKLLQMDSGYASIEGRGVGDDGFESPAPETPVRPRSPRAWPRRAPRRDYSIDEKTDALFHEFLRHDPHFDDALSATARHRARAHPHPHARKQWQQRGRQHSDPGARAAPSTPSTAQSGAPRPARAPLRRGDSVDCPPDGRAGDDPATSSIPVIEEEPGGGCPGSGLCAGTPGALLDKLAASLDDRLFPPRLTQSVAVAPALATAAPTSPDHSPV; encoded by the exons ATGCAGCCCACGGCCACCATGGCCACGGCTGCCgcctccaccacctccaccacggTTGCCCTGACCACGACGTGGGACAACGCCACGGATCGCCCTACA GCAGAGCCCGGCCCAGTCCTGGACAGCTATCtgctgctgatggtggtgatggcgcTGTTTGTCGGGGGAGCCCTCGCGGTGCTGTCGGGTGCACTGCTGCTCTGTAGGCGCTGCTGGGAGGCGCACCGACGCCTCCACAG AGccccagaggaagcagagaagaccACCACCACCTACCTGGACAATGGTGCCCACCCTGCCCAAG ACCCCGAGTTCAGGGGGGAGGATCCGGAGGGTCAAGACACCGAGACCCAGCGCTTCTTGTCCACCAGCTCCACCGGCCGCCGGGTGTCCTTCAATGAAGCAGCCCTGTTTGAGCAGAGTCGGAAGGCGCAGGACAAGGGCCGCCG GTACACCCTGACAGAGGGGGACTTCCACCACCTGAAGAATGCCCGCCTCACCCACCTGCACCTGCCGCCCCTCAAGATCGTCACCATTCACGAATGCGACTCTGGCGAGGCCAGTGCAACTGCCACACCACACCCCACGGTTGCCCCCAAAGCCAGCCTTGCCATATTCCAG CCCCCGGGGAAGGCCCTCACCGGCCGCTCTGTGGGCCCCAGCTCCGCCCTGCCAGGTGACCCCTACAACTCGGCCGTGGGCCCTGCCAACTTCGGGATCAGCCCCTCGGCCTCCAGTGACTCCGGGGAAGGCAGCTCG cTGGACACTGGGGCCAGGAGCACCAAGCCTGGTGTGCAGGGGGCTGCAGCAGGGCCTGGGGAGGTGGgcccaggccctgggccaggcccCGTCCTGCAGTTCTTCACCCGCCTGAGGCGCCATGCTAGCCTGGACGGGGCCAGCCCCTATTTCAAGGTCAAGAAATGGAAACTGGAGCCCAGCCAGCGGGCGTCCAGTCTGGACACAAGAG GCTCCCCCAAGCGACACCACTTCCAGCGGCAGCGGGCAGCCAGCGAGAGCATggagcaggaggaaggggatGCCCCCCACGTGGACTTCATCCAGTACATTGCCAGCGCGGGCGACACCATGGTCTTCCCAAGCCCCCGTCCCTTTCTGGCCAGCCCCACCAGCCCGCCCCCCAGTCTCGGCAG GCTAGAGGCAGCCGAGGAGGTGAGCGCCGCAGGAGGAGCGAGCCCTGAGTCCCCCCTAGAGCGTGGCATCATCGCGGGGCCTGAACAGCTACAAGACTCAGATGGAGAGCGAGACGCAGGGCTCGAGCAGGCCCCGACCATCTACCGCGATATCTGGAGTTTGCGCGCCTCACTCGAGCTGCACGCGGCTGCCTCTTCAGACCACAGCAGCAGCGGCAACGACCGTGACTCGGTGCGCAGTGGCGACAGCTCGGGCTCGGGCTCCGGGGGCGCCGCACCCGTCTTTCCACCGTCCTCGCCGCCACCCACACCCACGCCGCGGCCGGCGGATGGAGAGACGGGCGGACCACGCAAGCTGCTGCAGATGGACAGCGGCTATGCCAGCATCGAAGGCCGCGGCGTGGGGGATGATGG CTTCGAGAGCCCCGCGCCAGAGACACCCGTCCGTCCCCGCAGCCCGCGTGCCTGGCCTCGCCGGGCCCCGCGCCGCGACTACAGCATCGACGAGAAGACCGACGCGCTATTCCACGAGTTTCTACGCCACGACCCGCACTTCGACGATGCCCTGTCTGCCACAGCGCGCCACAGGGCACGCGCGCACCCGCACCCCCATGCACGCAAGCAGTGGCAGCAGCGGGGCCGGCAGCACAGCGACCCTGGAGCACGTGCTGCACCCTCCACCCCATCCACGGCCCAATCTGGTGCCCCCCGCCCCGCACGCGCACCCCTGCGCCGCGGAGACAGTGTCGACTGCCCACCCGACGGCAGAGCAGGCGATGACCCGGCCACGTCCTCCATCCCCGTCATCGAGGAGGAACCCGGTGGTGGATGCCCGGGGTCCGGCCTGTGCGCTGGGACCCCGGGTGCGCTGCTGGACAAGCTGGCGGCCAGCCTCGACGACAGGCTCTTCCCGCCACGGCTGACCCAGTCGGTCGCCGTGGCCCCTGCGTTGGCCACGGCCGCGCCCACTTCCCCTGACCACAGCCCGGTCTAA
- the ATP5F1D gene encoding ATP synthase subunit delta, mitochondrial yields the protein MLPSALLRRTGLGRLLRQVRAYAEAAPAQAPAAGPGQMSFTFASPTQVFFNGANVRQVDVPTQTGAFGILAAHVPTLQVLRPGLVVVHAEDGTTSKYFVSSGSVTVNADSSVQLLAEEAVTLDMLDLGAAKANLEKAQSELLGAADEATRAEIQIRIEANEALVKALE from the exons ATGCTGCCCTCCGCGTTGCTCCGCCGTACGGGTTTGGGCCGCCTCTTACGCCAGGTCCGCGCCTACGCCGAGGCCGCCCCTGCTCAGGCCCCTGCCGCGGGTCCGGGACAGATGTCCTTCACCTTCGCCTCACCCACGCAG GTGTTCTTCAACGGCGCCAACGTCCGCCAGGTGGACGTGCCCACGCAGACCGGCGCCTTCGGCATCCTTGCAGCCCATGTGCCCACTTTGCAGGTCCTGCGGCCAGGCCTGGTTGTGGTCCACGCTGAAGATGGCACCACCTCCAAATACTTCG TGAGTAGCGGCTCTGTCACAGTGAATGCTGACTCCTCCGTGCAGTTACTGGCTGAGGAAGCCGTCACCTTGGACATGCTGGATCTGGGG gcaGCCAAAGCGAACCTGGAGAAAGCACAGTCGGAGCTGTTGGGGGCAGCAGACGAGGCCACTCGGGCTGAGATCCAAATCCGCATCGAGGCCAACGAGGCCTTGGTGAAGGCTCTGGAGTAG